Proteins encoded within one genomic window of Paramisgurnus dabryanus chromosome 11, PD_genome_1.1, whole genome shotgun sequence:
- the tasor2 gene encoding uncharacterized protein tasor2 isoform X1 produces the protein MENATTQSKEGLLEPVLPGSVTFDENILAPLQDNYLYKESKECFTYNSAYLINNAALQKRYAAFRAEKKKKGYSEHELEESFGFLLFDDLNKARKVGETGLLVGQTKCTTLGDSSKGVYISKYSDCLDLKRWYSGKTGYIILVKLTKGRVKEVTDNYTQNFTPPTPGFDCHVSEHLSAVTSTTSLFLAYERTQYYMYERIAGSSKTESCPRLACPLAIVAFSYGATAATSGLEEQSQDKKVFQYKPWIGQLMIESAVYDVGLQSVSGAWLPAKLPKMIKIKSAMGVSELKRTLPREIFETCIVGEVCIDGKCYNLYDVVSSKAKNDLAQIIKELKEKDMAFVIPLDDSGFLILLHSSHLFSYEDAQSGKAAALQGMFIFPDSRTVPKDTKGALSKHTVSADIIQAIPALNYAETEMEKCSPNQQGAPHTTLEKHLQNYATLIQPGLSDAPTREASMFPDQYDVPSGFTLIAPKWSQETGTLLKSYFDEPCGFTVPVVRALELLAAGRQQRGDEQDDDIYYISSPEEVPQALANVAVNETEQEETISDGHSTSGMAVENLKDEHKTLSTEKSQPALQEEKGTLGTAIVTVANKVPEYSISSVSPKLGEVATENCVSVDTDAKKSQECNEKVVGLSSKETSMQPSSTQLTISMEEGGTALSKGLGERIHPETKMSKPDNKEDWRSLPKRGGRKRKMHWKALKETPVQTSSTQITISKEEGGSKASKVLGESTLPEKVMSKPDNKLDWRSLPKRRGKNHKMHWKASKETPVQTSSTQLTISKEEGGSEPSKVLEESIHPEKIMSKPDNKVDWSSLPKRRGRNRKMHWKTLQAIKEAQKELVLPTSGLPLILPENTAETLMDPKNDKTESVSQTANHNNPVTYSSRRGRGHWRRGIRRNMPETRIEQASLKSTEVSTSAPAETITDQGKTDDSVSTAKKDWRSLPRRKRLWNTDASLKRRLRSGALTTSNNDSLSDESSMNTTEQTSSRVSRRKMEGVSLRDRYGLKSAFTKCGRVFVPHGSDTTNGDSSDKGEFESTNENICVETNIDTKPEIISPVENKFTEIVVSSGELPSKEPADIPSKNEPRVQLVTSKTTQGEHDKTSPSEIDKCQQSMTSTSNEAECLQNTSKDHSIANQADKPTSPPRVPDQSMSTLPKADSPEKNKKKSKRPVYSAISISKLKTVLIRGMQSMASSPGGEKVSEPKSKKLKCESIMDDVSNKRLKDEGFQSVSDESQQTSLSDGGKPKKILSKTKESVSWGSKLSKENGSLNFHTSAPCKIVKQVNEHILPSPYGDGVGRISSDGKGSTEKFPMPSDALSILADLALGASNKTVTDLRVKPDQEMPAGVKGGGSPESVLHALLRCPSIKLPPRSPFPEGLLVTGAFVLEISKEHSYSQPTSLLTGLSGTLPQGCSPFEYVQSPLALKSGLHLNLPVDAKKALCQNNGGKTEWKSLIAPNKALPSNVKTKTRKSRNFQKRRVIENNESIQVVRVWRDTYEFKYDSKFTNDDLDKAVMRALHGKWNFDIEDTYEEVHQIFHMWIGLFYSKTTSRLFHLENSPAFPGGKDIKDVSVTQDADTIQTPMSSLNVEFNLKENFPKTLQPNSEILDLSVKNGEPVNLHLYSKQRRRHDAVSYPGVVSHERAPKHSPSRSLSYSPKVKELMNHRSTVDIPVENVVSDNEDDDENDIISDCSYTQILEGNSAYGQLCEQASNMHISIRPYLQVAKVINVSKNVAPTSATSLVRKDTGVFHQVISPIKPSAFSRCHSLVLGTNIFEQSCKDKARSEATIVQQKKDNVSENAESNATFQAHRSQDGCLGTVDNENVDKALKFADAGGSPDSGQKESIAETKDIKEVPDEDSRDELLTVVKDGSLEDKTTSKSPSRDQSSVAGFKPSLDLNNHTIECDGHVDELKDNVSPENSAEEQKETNNELEPLVEKDCHTNVADSSSPSDDGNNTKETVEERDKGCTVEETMQEGQTKSEERTNLDDSDSECKIPKAEDKSVVDLKDDPNSVDMEFSDEDSYDNAVIDVYELNIPSVKSLDSESKNCVSINEEHDDKMEASNTRSEKPVVLHEGAKPEDDVCGETDSISCSGDVSMSEPLPGKEKTTLSSDNDAFAEMQSGSDNVTLEQKSVAQEAAPDMCENETKPTHITESSNLEMSHSDKDEERCQQNTTVDDIFAFNENVREKETQSQTSYSCEDNTQVIDAHQKSQSPKICTSSLKSTTNNSDKKLATQALNQASEGEINSTCSTPTRDEVSYDSDTSECSKKVLDFRERLNKILRHNDNTVNSITELSPKTPLSPCSQVSISNCTEHGDETHSEEPGLIQSQYTGTTEFTVKDKSTCSPNENPEIQFELKLCPTSQQNDEQVNITESVSQKDSERSYRDYNEDEMHGYYHKSPSDEHSAWPDCKTNGPDSQQFDDDYHFDEDYFDTSYPVYNTSEVVDGSYEAEMKEMGDLCWEKKNYQSESPSTLDVTNRRGDRYKYQTKVSYTPHYATNIDSMELDQTSAKRRRKEKITDVFYQNAEWDKEDSLSCTVDYSTGKTSYFETHQPRPTRTVTVNSLSQGRKNKQRFDWRKYFRREAVSRQIYDSDSERNTRFDIPPSSIVTILDKKGSRVTFENSPTTKPCVDTNKTPTRSQDSSQHWQDQQSEANVTQSLLDLEYLIFSEKLNSILKESRSSFHFSSRSESNTERASFPVTVRFSDPNEEESSIELGTVRPSFPQFKIKVNLSNRKEKRAHIRKRRHGCESGSEASCSTISGTTEQSAASHRSSMRKSISPQTEAVKRKWEQDSDGQQSGFCVKKDVFEDLNFVVKQECSNKYRFYILVTSADAFFEETRNLLMINGHIPVEPHEFDLSDNNQSPLLIILRNEDIGEHISEVPYLLELKKSSNVLFAGIDRPDDVVNFTHQELFANGGFIVCDELAFDTLTLDNMKKVVGILGELEKKGKWKWFLHYKDSRKLRESARSSREASKKQSFIDWCQEAGIVEILPYHDCDVISRGRPDYLYCLTHLQMQNSSVRFPVFITDTPTDVFERNGILTMNIFTFSRILSKDSCSVS, from the exons gtgtttacatttcaaaataCTCTGACTGCCTCGACCTAAAGCGCTGGTATAGTGGCAAGACTGGCTACATAATCCTCGTGAAACTAACAAAG GGTAGAGTTAAAGAGGTTACTGACAACTACACCCAGAATTTCACCCCTCCGACACCCGGATTCGACTGCCATGTGTCAGAACATCTCAGTGCTGTGACTTCAACTACTAGTTTGTTTTTGGCTTATGAGCGGACACAG TACTACATGTATGAACGTATTGCTGGCAGCAGTAAAACAGAATCGTGTCCACGACTAGCTTGTCCATTGGCCATTGTGGCATTTTCATACGGGGCAACTGCTGCCACCTCAGGATTGGAGGAGCAGag TCAAGATAAAAAAG TGTTTCAGTACAAACCATGGATCGGCCAGTTGATGATTGAATCAGCTGTCTATGACGTTGGCCTTCAATCCGTCAGTGGAGCCTGGTTGCCAGCTAAACT CCCCAAGAtgattaaaattaaaagtgCAATGGGTGTTTCGGAACTGAAAAGGACATTGCCCCGGGAAATTTTTGAAACTTGCATTGTTGGTGAAG TTTGCATAGATGGCAAATGTTACAATTTGTATGACGTTGTGTCCTCAAAGGCAAAAAATGACCTTGCTCAAATAATCAAGGAGCTCAAGGAGAAAGACATG GCTTTTGTTATACCACTGGATGATTCTGGATTCCTAATACTGTTACATTCTTCACACCTCTTCTCTTATGAAG ATGCACAATCTGGAAAGGCAGCTGCGCTTCAAGGCATGTTTATTTTCCCAGACTCCAGAACTGTACCAAAAG ataCCAAGGGTGCACTATCAAAGCATACAGTGTCAGCAGATATAATCCAAGCCATCCCAGCCCTTAACTATGCAGAAACAGAGATGGAAAAATGTTCTCCAAACCAGCAGGGGGCTCCCCATACTACTTTAGAGAAACATCTGCAAAACTATGCCACTCTTATTCAGCCAGGATTGTCGGACGCTCCCACCCGGGAAGCAAGTATGTTTCCAGATCAATATGATGTGCCTAGTGGTTTTACACTGATTGCCCCTAAATGGTCACAGGAGACTGGCACTCTATTGAAATCCTATTTTGATGAGCCTTGTGGCTTTACCGTTCCAGTAGTCAGGGCATTGGAGTTACTGGCTGCTGGTCGACAGCAACGTGGCGATGAACAAGATGATGATATCTATTATATATCATCACCAGAGGAGGTGCCACAGGCTCTTGCTAATGTTGCCGTGAATGAAACGGAGCAAGAGGAGACCATCAGTGATGGTCATAGTACCTCTGGCATGGCAGTTGAAAATCTAAAAGATGAGCACAAGACTTTGTCTACAGAGAAGTCTCAACCTGCTTTGCAGGAGGAGAAGGGGACACTGGGAACTGCAATAGTAACAGTAGCTAACAAAGTGCCTGAGTATTCAATTTCTTCTGTGTCACCTAAGTTGGGTGAGGTGGCTACAGAGAACTGTGTAAGTGTTGATACTGATGCTAAAAAATCTCAGGAATGTAAtgaaaaggttgtgggtttgtcCTCAAAAGAGACTTCCATGCAACCTAGCAGTACACAATTAACCATATCGATGGAAGAAGGTGGCACTGCACTAAGCAAGGGATTGGGGGAAAGAATACATCCTGAGACAAAAATGTCTAAACCTGATAACAAAGAGGATTGGAGGTCTCTTCCAAAGCGTGGAGGTAGGAAGCGCAAAATGCACTGGAAAGCCTTAAAAGAGACTCCCGTGCAAACTAGCAGTACACAGATAACCATTTCAAAAGAAGAAGGGGGTAGTAAAGCAAGCAAGGTACTGGGGGAAAGTACACTACCTGAGAAAGTAATGTCTAAACCTGATAACAAATTGGATTGGAGGTCTCTTCCAAAGCGTAGAGGTAAGAATCACAAAATGCACTGGAAAGCCTCAAAAGAGACTCCAGTGCAAACTAGCAGTACACAGTTAACCATTTCAAAGGAAGAAGGAGGTAGTGAACCAAGCAAGGTACTGGAGGAAAGTATACATCCTGAGAAAATAATGTCTAAACCTGATAACAAAGTGGATTGGAGTTCTCTTCCAAAGCGTAGAGGTAGGAATCGCAAAATGCACTGGAAAACCTTGCAAGCTATAAAAGAAGCCCAAAAAGAGCTTGTTTTACCTACCTCAGGTTTGCCTCTCATTTTACCAGAGAACACAGCTGAAACCCTGATGGATCCTAAAAATGACAAAACCGAGTCAGTCTCTCAGACTGCTAATCATAATAATCCAGTAACCTATTCAAGTCGTAGGGGCAGGGGACATTGGCGACGGGGTATACGTCGAAACATGCCTGAAACCAGAATAGAACAAGCATCTTTAAAAAGCACAGAAGTCTCCACAAGTGCACCAGCTGAAACTATAACTGACCAGGGTAAAACAGATGACTCAGTGAGTACTGCCAAAAAAGACTGGCGGTCTTTGCCAAGGCGCAAAAGATTGTGGAATACTGATGCCAGTCTGAAGCGTCGTTTAAGATCAGGTGCACTGACGACCAGCAATAATGACTCGCTAAGTGATGAAAGTAGTATGAATACCACAGAACAGACTTCGTCTAGGGTATCTAGGAGGAAGATGGAGGGAGTTAGTTTGAGAGACCGATATGGTCTAAAGTCAGCATTTACAAAATGTGGCAGAGTCTTTGTCCCGCATGGTTCAGATACTACTAACGGAGACTCTTCAGACAAAGGGGAATTTGAAAGCACTAATGAGAATATATGTGTTGAGACAAACATTGACACAAAGCCAGAAATAATTTCTCCAGTGGAGAATAAATTCACAGAAATAGTGGTAAGTAGTGGAGAACTTCCTTCTAAAGAGCCAGCAGACATTCCATCGAAAAACGAGCCAAGAGTTCAGCTAGTTACGTCAAAAACTACTCAGGGTGAACATGACAAAACTAGCCCATCAGAAATTGACAAATGTCAGCAATCTATGACATCTACATCGAATGAGGCAGAATGCCTCCAGAACACCAGCAAAGATCATTCCATTGCCAATCAAGCAGATAAACCCACAAGTCCTCCCAGAGTTCCTGATCAATCCATGTCCACTCTCCCTAAAGCAGACTCTCCTgagaaaaacaaaaagaaatcCAAACGTCCTGTTTACAGTGCAATATCTATAAGTAAATTGAAGACAGTGCTCATAAGGGGAATGCAGTCTATGGCTTCCTCCCCTGGTGGTGAAAAAGTATCAGAGCCAAAGTCAAAAAAACTAAAGTGTGAAAGCATCATGGATGACGTCAGTAATAAACGATTAAAAGATGAAGGGTTCCAATCTGTAAGTGATGAGTCACAGCAAACCTCATTATCGGATGGAGGCAAGCCAAAGAAAATCCTTTCAAAAACTAAGGAATCTGTGTCATGGGGAAGCAAGCTCTCAaaagaaaatg GGTCTCTTAATTTTCACACATCAGCTCCTTGCAAAATAGTAAAACAAGTCAACGAGCATATCCTACCTTCGCCTTATGGGGATGGGGTGGGCAGAATTAGCTCCGATGGCAAGGGCAGTACCGAGAAATTCCCCATGCCCTCAGATGCTCTAAGTATACTTGCCGATTTGGCCCTTGGTGCAAGTAACAAAACGGTAACGGACTTAAGAGTTAAACCTGACCAGGAGATGCCTGCTGGAGTTAAAGGCGGTGGCTCTCCAGAATCCGTCCTTCATGCTCTTCTGCGGTGTCCATCAATTAAATTACCCCCAAGATCTCCTTTCCCTGAGGGTCTTTTAGTGACTGGGGCATTCGTTTTGGAAATATCAAAAGAGCATTCTTACTCACAGCCCACCTCTTTGCTAACAGGTTTGTCTGGTACATTGCCCCAGGGTTGCTCTCCATTTGAATATGTACAATCTCCTCTGGCCTTGAAGTCTGGACTACATCTGAACTTGCCTGTAGATGCTAAAAAAGCATTATGTCAAAATAATGGTGGCAAAACAGAATGGAAATCTCTGATTGCTCCAAATAAGGCGTTACCATCTAACGTCAAGACGAAAACAAGGAAGTCAAGGAACTTTCAGAAAAGACGTGTAATTGAAAACAACGAATCGATTCAAGTTGTGAGGGTTTGGAGAGACACGTATGAGTTTAAATACGACAGCAAGTTCACCAATGATGATTTAGACAAAGCTGTTATGCGGGCGCTTCATGG CAAATGGAACTTCGACATTGAAGATACGTATGAGGAAGTACATCAGATTTTTCACATGTGGATTGGGCTTTTCTATAGTAAAACCACCTCTAGGTTATTTCACCTTGAAAATAGTCCAGCATTCCCAGGTGGGAAGGACATTAAAGATGTCAGTGTTACACAAGATGCAGATACCATTCAGACTCCTATGTCATCACTTAATGTCGAATTTAACCTAAAAGAGAACTTTCCCAAGACCTTGCAACCAAATTCAGAGATTCTGGATCTTTCTGTGAAAAACGGAGAGCCTGTGAATCTCCATTTGTACTCAAAACAAAGAAGACGACATGATGCAGTATCATATCCTGGAGTAGTATCTCATGAAAGAGCGCCAAAGCATTCACCTTCAAGAAGTCTGTCCTACAGTCCTAAAGTTAAAGAATTGATG AATCATAGATCTACTGTGGACATACCAGTTGAAAATGTGGTGTCTGAcaatgaagatgatgatgaaaaTGACATCATCAGCGATTGCTCATACACCCAGATCTTGGAAGGAAACAGTGCATACGGTCAGTTGTGTGAGCAAGCATCAAATATGCACATAAGTATTCGACCATACCTGCAAGTGGCAAAGGTCATTAATGTTTCCAAAAATGTTGCACCCACCAGCGCAACTTCTCTGGTTCGCAAAGACACTGGTGTTTTCCATCAAGTAATTTCTCCCATTAAACCCTCAGCATTCTCCAGATGTCATAGTTTGGTTTTGGGTACAAATATTTTTGAACAGAGTTGTAAAGATAAAGCCCGGAGTGAAGCGACGATTGTACAGCAGAAAAAGGACAATGTGTCTGAGAATGCAGAGAGTAATGCAACTTTCCAGGCGCATAGAAGCCAGGATGGTTGCCTAGGGACTGTAGATAATGAAAATGTTGACAAGGCCTTAAAATTTGCAGATGCTGGTGGATCGCCTGATTCGGGACAGAAAGAAAGTATAGCTGAAACGAAGGACATTAAAGAGGTCCCAGATGAAGACAGCCGGGATGAACTTCTGACAGTTGTGAAAGATGGAAGCCTTGAGGATAAAACGACATCCAAAAGTCCTAGTAGAGATCAGTCCAGTGTTGCAGGGTTTAAACCTTCGCTAGATCTAAACAATCACACAATTGAGTGTGATGGTCATGTTGATGAGCTGAAAGATAATGTATCACCTGAGAACAGTGCTGAAGAGCAAAAAGAGACTAATAATGAACTGGAACCTTTGGTTGAGAAAGATTGTCACACAAATGTGGCTGATTCATCATCCCCGTCTGATGATGGGAACAACACTAAAGAAACTGTGGAGGAGAGAGATAAAGGCTGTACAGTAGAGGAAACAATGCAAGAAGGTCAGACTAAGTCAGAAGAAAGGACTAACCTGGATGACAGTGACTCTGAATGCAAAATACCCAAAGCAGAAGATAAGTCAGTTGTGGATCTAAAGGATGATCCAAACAGTGTTGATATGGAATTCAGTGATGAGGATTCATATGACAATGCTGTGATAGATGTTTATGAATTGAATATCCCCAGTGTCAAATCATTGGATTCAGAGTCCAAAAATTGTGTCTCCATCAATGAGGAACATGATGACAAGATGGAAGCGAGTAATACACGATCTGAGAAGCCAGTGGTACTTCATGAGGGGGCAAAGCCTGAAGATGATGTCTGTGGTGAAACTGATAGCATTTCATGTTCAGGTGATGTGAGTATGAGTGAGCCATTGCCTGGTAAAGAGAAAACTACTCTATCTTCTGATAATGATGCATTTGCAGAAATGCAAAGTGGAAGTGACAATGTGACCCTTGAGCAAAAGAGTGTGGCACAAGAAGCAGCCCCTGACATGTGTGAGAATGAGACAAAACCAACACATATCACTGAATCCAGCAATTTAGAAATGAGTCACTCAGATAAAGATGAGGAAAGATGCCAGCAGAATACAACTGTTGATGatatatttgcatttaatgaaaatgttcgtGAAAAAGAAACACAAAGTCAGACATCATACTCTTGTGAAGACAATACCCAAGTAATAGATGCACACCAGAAATCCCAGTCTCCCAAAATTTGTACATCATCTCTCAAAAGCACCACTAACAACTCTGATAAAAAGTTAGCAACTCAAGCTTTGAACCAAGCCTCAGAAGGTGAAATTAACAGTACGTGTTCAACACCAACTCGGGATGAAGTTTCATATGATTCAGACACGAGTGAATGTTCCAAAAAAGTCTTGGATTTCAGAGAACGTTTAAATAAGATCCTGCGTCATAATGACAACACTGTTAACAGTATCACCGAACTGTCACCTAAAACTCCTTTGAGTCCTTGTTCCCAAGTGTCAATCTCCAACTGTACAGAACATGGTGATGAAACCCACTCTGAAGAGCCAGGGTTGATACAGAGCCAATACACTGGCACAACAGAGTTTACAGTGAAAGATAAGTCAACCTGTTCACCCAATGAGAACCCAGAGATCCAGTTTGAGCTAAAACTCTGTCCCACCTCCCAACAAAATGACGAACAGGTAAACATCACAGAGAGCGTGTCTCAAAAAGACTCTGAACGGTCATACAGAGACTATAATGAAGACGAGATGCATGGATATTATCACAAATCTCCATCTGATGAACATTCAGCATGGCCCGATTGTAAAACAAATGGACCTGATAGTCAGCAATTTGATGACGATTATCATTTTGATGAAGATTATTTTGATACCAGTTATCCAGTGTACAATACATCTGAGGTTGTAGATGGTTCCTATGAAGCAGAAATGAAAGAAATGGGTGACTTATGTTGGGAAAAGAAGAATTATCAATCAGAATCTCCATCTACTTTGGATGTTACCAACAGAAGAGGTGATCGTTATAAATATCAGACCAAGGTCAGTTATACTCCCCATTATGCAACAAACATAGACAGTATGGAGTTGGACCAAACTTCAGCAAAGAGGCGTAGAAAGGAAAAAATCACAGATGTCTTCTATCAGAATGCTGAGTGGGATAAGGAAGATTCTTTGAGTTGTACTGTGGACTACAGCACTGGAAAAACATCTTACTTTGAAACGCATCAACCAAGGCCAACCAGGACAGTCACCGTTAATTCTCTTTCACAAGGTAGAAAAAACAAGCAGCGATTTGACTGGCGCAAGTATTTCAGAAGGGAGGCAGTTTCCAGGCAGATATATGATAGTGATAGTGAGAGGAACACCAGATTTGACATCCCACCCTCCTCCATTGTCACCATCCTTGATAAGAAAGGGAGCAGAGTTACATTCGAGAACTCTCCCACAACGAAACCATGTGTAGATACAAATAAAACACCTACAAGATCTCAAGACTCTTCACAACACTGGCAAGATCAACAAAGCGAGGCTAACGTGACCCAATCTTTACTCGATCTTGAATACCTCATCTTCTCAGAAAAACTGAATAGTATTCTCAAAGAAAGTAGAAGTTCTTTTCATTTCTCATCACGCTCTGAGTCAAATACTGAACGTGCTAGTTTTCCAGTGACTGTTCGGTTTTCGGATCCCAATGAAGAAGAGAGCTCCATTGAACTTGGCACAGTACGACCATCATTTCCCCagtttaaaattaaagtgaatCTGTCAAATAGGAAGGAGAAAAGGGCACATATCAGAAAGCGAAGACATGGCTGTGAATCTGGCAGTGAGGCTTCATGCTCCACAATCTCTGGAACAACAGAACAATCCGCTGCTTCACACAGGTCCAGCATGAGGAAGAGTATTTCTCCACAAACTGAGGCAGTCAAACGAAAATGGGAGCAAGACAGTGACGGCCAACAGTCGGGATTCTGTGTCAAAAAAGATGTGTTTGAAGATCTAAATTTTGTTGTTAAGCAAGAATGCAGCAATAAATATAGGTTCTATATCCTTGTCACGTCAGCAGATGCCTTCTTTGAAGAAACCAGG AATCTGTTGATGATAAATGGCCACATACCTGTCGAGCCACATGAGTTTGACCTCAGTGATAATAATCAGTCCCCTCTTCTCATTATATTGAGGAATGAGGATATTGGAGAACACATCAGTGAG GTGCCCTATTTGCTGGAATTGAAAAAGTCTTCCAATGTCCTGTTTGCTGGCATTGATCGACCCGATGACGTGGTGAATTTTACTCATCAAGAGCTTTTCGCTAATGGCGGTTTTATCGTGTGTGATGAACTGGCTTTCGACACACTAACTCTAG ACAACATGAAGAAAGTTGTGGGGATCTTGGGTGAATtggaaaaaaaaggaaaatggaAATGGTTTCTTCACTACAAAGACAGCCGCAAGCTTCGGGAAAGCGCAAG GTCGAGTCGTGAGGCAAGTAAGAAGCAGAGCTTCATAGATTGGTGCCAGGAGGCTGGCATAGTCGAAATCTTGCCCTATCATGACTGTGATGTCATATCGAGGGGTCGACCAGACTACCTCTACTGTTTGACTCATCTCCAGATGCAAAATTCTTCGGTTCGGTTTCCTGTGTTTATTACAG ACACGCCAACTGATGTTTTTGAGAGAAATGGGATTTTAACCATGAACATTTTTACATTCTCACGGATTCTTTCAAAAGACTCTTGTTCTGTATCATAA